A stretch of Paenibacillus mucilaginosus 3016 DNA encodes these proteins:
- a CDS encoding TauD/TfdA dioxygenase family protein has protein sequence MSTTEKKESAGLSVVPVAGRIGAVVEGVRLSGGLDAEAVKELNEALLKHKVLFFRDQHHLDDAEQEAFARLLGEPVAHPTVPVKEGSDYVLELDSSGHGGRADSWHTDVTFVADYPKASILRALTVPGSGGDTVWANTAAAYAHLPAELRELADKLRAVHSNDYDYAARRPQASEEAARRHKEVFASTVYETEHPIVRVHPETGERVLLLGHFVKRIVGLSSSDSARLFEVLQNHVIQLENTVRWRWKAGDVAIWDNRATQHYAVNDYGSQHRVVHRVTIAGDVPVGVDGRSSVTLRPVQAVAAPEERETA, from the coding sequence ATGAGCACAACGGAGAAGAAGGAATCGGCCGGACTGAGCGTTGTACCTGTGGCGGGGAGAATCGGTGCCGTCGTGGAAGGAGTCCGCTTGTCGGGCGGGCTCGATGCCGAAGCCGTGAAGGAATTGAACGAGGCGCTGCTGAAGCACAAGGTGCTGTTCTTCCGGGACCAGCATCACCTGGATGACGCGGAGCAGGAGGCGTTCGCCCGCCTGCTCGGGGAACCGGTCGCCCATCCGACGGTTCCTGTGAAGGAAGGAAGCGATTACGTGCTCGAGCTTGACTCCTCGGGGCATGGCGGACGCGCGGATTCCTGGCACACGGACGTCACCTTCGTCGCCGATTATCCCAAGGCGTCGATCCTGCGGGCGCTGACCGTGCCGGGGTCTGGGGGCGATACCGTGTGGGCGAACACGGCGGCGGCCTATGCCCACCTGCCCGCCGAGCTCCGGGAGCTGGCGGACAAGCTGCGTGCGGTCCACTCCAACGACTACGACTATGCGGCCAGACGTCCACAGGCCTCCGAGGAAGCCGCCCGGCGGCACAAGGAGGTCTTCGCCTCCACCGTATACGAGACCGAGCATCCGATTGTGAGGGTCCATCCCGAGACCGGAGAGCGGGTGCTGCTGCTCGGGCACTTCGTCAAGCGGATCGTGGGTCTCTCGTCCTCCGATTCGGCGCGTCTGTTCGAGGTGCTGCAGAACCATGTCATCCAGCTGGAGAACACCGTAAGGTGGCGCTGGAAGGCCGGCGATGTGGCGATCTGGGACAACCGGGCGACACAGCATTATGCGGTCAACGATTACGGCAGCCAGCACCGGGTGGTTCACCGGGTTACGATCGCAGGAGACGTGCCGGTCGGCGTGGACGGCCGCAGCAGCGTAACGCTCCGGCCCGTTCAGGCCGTGGCGGCACCGGAGGAGCGTGAAACGGCATAG
- the cysK gene encoding cysteine synthase A, with protein MNIAHNLTELIGRTPMLELSRFAQAEGLEARLAAKLEYFNPAGSVKDRIGYAMIEDAEARGLISKDTVIIEPTSGNTGIALAFVTAARGYRLILTMPDTMSTERRSLLSALGAELVLTPGAEGMGGAVRRAQELAALHPNAFIPQQFDNPANPEVHRRTTAREIWEDTDGQVDVFVAGVGSGGTITGVGEFLKEHRPAVRIVAVEPQESPVLSGGRPGPGNRIQGLGAGFVPGIVNRSVIDEIVQVRSRDAVETARKLARTEGLLVGISSGAAVFAAAKLARRKEYRGKLIAVLLPDSGERYLSSELYPEPPREAALQP; from the coding sequence GTGAATATCGCCCACAATCTCACGGAGCTGATCGGCCGGACGCCGATGCTGGAGCTCTCCCGCTTCGCGCAGGCGGAGGGGCTCGAGGCCAGGCTGGCCGCGAAGCTGGAGTATTTCAACCCGGCTGGCAGCGTGAAGGACCGGATCGGGTATGCGATGATCGAGGATGCGGAGGCCCGCGGCCTGATCTCCAAGGATACGGTGATCATCGAACCGACCAGCGGCAACACGGGCATCGCGCTTGCCTTCGTAACCGCGGCCCGCGGGTACCGGCTCATTCTGACGATGCCGGACACGATGAGCACGGAGAGGCGGAGCCTGCTGTCCGCCCTTGGCGCAGAGCTTGTGCTGACCCCGGGCGCCGAAGGGATGGGCGGCGCGGTCCGGCGGGCGCAGGAGCTTGCGGCTCTTCACCCGAACGCGTTCATTCCCCAGCAGTTCGACAACCCGGCGAACCCGGAGGTGCACCGGCGGACGACCGCCAGGGAGATCTGGGAGGATACCGACGGGCAGGTGGATGTCTTCGTGGCCGGGGTCGGCTCTGGAGGGACGATCACAGGCGTAGGAGAATTCCTGAAAGAGCATCGTCCCGCGGTCCGCATCGTGGCGGTGGAGCCTCAGGAGTCTCCGGTGCTCTCGGGCGGCCGTCCCGGTCCGGGCAACCGGATTCAGGGGCTCGGTGCGGGCTTCGTGCCCGGCATCGTGAACCGCAGCGTCATCGACGAGATCGTGCAGGTACGCAGCCGTGATGCGGTGGAGACGGCCAGGAAGCTGGCCCGGACCGAAGGGCTGCTCGTCGGCATCTCGTCCGGAGCGGCCGTCTTCGCGGCCGCGAAGCTCGCCCGCAGGAAGGAGTACCGCGGGAAGCTGATCGCCGTGCTTCTGCCCGATTCGGGCGAGCGCTACCTGTCGTCGGAGCTGTATCCGGAGCCGCCGCGCGAAGCGGCGCTGCAGCCGTAA
- a CDS encoding DUF2071 domain-containing protein produces the protein MSGWAAGPACIFFSLDTSHALAAALARRFYHLPYFRAEMSVASGPGEGWVRYACRRTRGGGAGETAFCGMYRPLSAPFSAAPGSLVHWLTERYSLFTVKRGGEVLRCDISHEPWRLQMAEVRLAENSMTAGQGLPFTLKGAPLVHYAREREVEIGWIRPAAGYGNTDGEE, from the coding sequence ATGTCCGGGTGGGCGGCAGGCCCGGCGTGTATTTTTTTCTCCCTGGACACATCGCATGCGCTTGCCGCAGCGCTGGCCAGAAGGTTCTATCATCTCCCGTACTTCCGGGCGGAAATGTCGGTTGCGTCCGGTCCGGGCGAAGGCTGGGTGCGGTATGCGTGCCGGCGGACCCGGGGCGGCGGGGCCGGGGAGACGGCCTTCTGCGGCATGTACCGTCCGCTGTCGGCCCCTTTCTCGGCAGCCCCGGGGTCACTGGTCCACTGGCTGACCGAGCGCTATTCGCTGTTTACCGTGAAGCGCGGCGGGGAGGTGCTGCGGTGCGACATCTCGCATGAGCCGTGGCGGCTGCAGATGGCCGAGGTGCGCCTGGCGGAGAATTCCATGACGGCCGGCCAGGGGCTGCCCTTCACACTGAAGGGGGCTCCTCTGGTACATTACGCGCGGGAGCGCGAAGTGGAGATCGGCTGGATCCGGCCGGCGGCCGGGTATGGGAACACGGATGGGGAAGAGTAG
- a CDS encoding methyl-accepting chemotaxis protein, giving the protein MKFTNISIRILLLVSMYSLLIVPSVLIGIGSYTSARGEVKSLLQVSSLETNQLVTDWVKGLIQPLKADTAFLAGELTADTVQPSAVPALQARLDAYQAQHPELLNVYVGTSDKRKIQSVKDPIPAGYDPTTRPWYQRAAAVPSEVVIYGPFLSTTTGKQVISISKTFRDGSGVFAVDMSLDQLVEVMTGLNKDKDRKLMLLTSDNKILYHPDFKSGEPAGDWVKDMVGGEGDIIVDVDGVSTEIVYATSSLTGWKVGTMMAVSTYGQKANPILITMVSVLAVMLLIGTLLVRSTRRAIVGPLDELVEAAGRIKEGDLTKRVQLISRNEIGRLAQAFNEMTESMHSVIREVQGTTVLVASSSEQLSGGAGRTSAQAGSIAEAIDRVAAGADNQNQAMAESARALEEMAAGIQRVAESASGVADSSHGTSLKAAEGDESMQRMVGQMAEIDEAVEKSDDSFSRLRRTSEEIEEILGAIQGISQQTNLLALNAAIEAARAGEHGSGFAVVASEVRKLAEQSSRSVAEVSRLIQEIKTETGETAASLEQVKGRVKDGLATTGQAAQNFHAIMESMKEVSGQIQEISAVAEEMSAASEQVTASVLSMAGISQGTAKTAEQVNGLAQEQLQSMREISSSAENLAQTADKLQEIVKRFEV; this is encoded by the coding sequence ATGAAATTCACGAACATTTCCATCCGTATTCTGCTCCTCGTCTCGATGTATTCCCTGCTGATTGTCCCTAGTGTCCTGATCGGCATCGGTTCGTATACGTCGGCACGGGGCGAGGTCAAGAGCCTGCTGCAGGTCAGCTCGCTGGAGACGAACCAGCTTGTTACCGATTGGGTGAAGGGGCTCATCCAGCCGCTCAAAGCGGATACGGCCTTCCTTGCCGGCGAGTTGACGGCGGATACCGTGCAGCCTTCGGCGGTTCCGGCCCTGCAGGCCCGGCTGGACGCCTATCAGGCGCAGCATCCCGAACTGCTTAACGTATATGTAGGCACTTCCGACAAACGCAAAATCCAGTCCGTAAAAGATCCGATTCCGGCCGGCTATGACCCGACGACGCGCCCCTGGTATCAGCGGGCGGCGGCGGTCCCGAGCGAGGTGGTCATCTATGGACCGTTCCTCAGCACGACGACGGGCAAGCAGGTCATCTCCATCTCCAAGACCTTCCGCGACGGCTCGGGCGTGTTCGCGGTGGACATGAGCCTCGATCAGCTGGTTGAGGTCATGACGGGGCTCAACAAGGACAAGGACCGCAAGCTTATGCTGCTCACCTCCGATAACAAGATCCTCTATCACCCGGACTTCAAGTCCGGCGAGCCGGCGGGCGATTGGGTGAAGGACATGGTGGGCGGCGAAGGGGATATCATTGTCGACGTCGACGGGGTATCCACGGAAATCGTCTATGCCACCAGCTCCCTGACGGGATGGAAGGTAGGCACGATGATGGCGGTCTCCACGTATGGACAGAAGGCGAATCCGATTCTCATCACAATGGTGTCCGTGCTTGCAGTCATGCTCCTGATCGGCACGCTGCTCGTCCGCTCCACCCGCCGGGCGATCGTCGGCCCGCTCGACGAGCTGGTGGAAGCCGCCGGCCGGATCAAGGAAGGAGATCTCACGAAGCGTGTCCAGCTCATCTCCCGCAACGAGATCGGCCGTCTGGCCCAGGCCTTCAATGAGATGACGGAATCGATGCACAGCGTGATCCGGGAGGTGCAGGGCACGACCGTGCTCGTGGCCTCCTCGTCCGAGCAGCTGTCCGGCGGCGCCGGACGGACCTCGGCACAGGCCGGCAGCATCGCGGAAGCGATCGACCGGGTGGCCGCAGGCGCCGATAACCAGAACCAGGCGATGGCCGAGAGCGCCCGCGCCCTCGAGGAGATGGCGGCCGGTATCCAGCGCGTGGCGGAGAGCGCTTCGGGCGTGGCCGATTCGTCGCATGGGACGAGCCTGAAGGCTGCCGAAGGGGACGAATCGATGCAGCGGATGGTCGGCCAGATGGCCGAGATCGACGAAGCGGTCGAGAAGTCCGACGATTCGTTCAGCCGGCTGCGCCGCACCTCCGAGGAGATCGAGGAGATCCTCGGGGCGATTCAGGGCATCTCGCAGCAGACGAACCTGCTTGCCCTGAACGCCGCGATCGAGGCGGCCCGGGCGGGCGAGCACGGCAGCGGCTTTGCCGTCGTCGCCTCGGAAGTGCGGAAGCTGGCCGAGCAGTCCTCGCGCTCGGTGGCCGAGGTCTCCCGTCTGATCCAGGAGATCAAGACGGAGACCGGAGAGACGGCCGCCTCGCTCGAGCAGGTGAAGGGCCGCGTGAAGGACGGCCTGGCGACCACGGGCCAGGCCGCGCAGAACTTCCATGCCATCATGGAATCGATGAAGGAAGTGTCCGGCCAGATCCAGGAGATCTCGGCGGTGGCCGAGGAGATGAGCGCGGCGTCCGAGCAGGTGACCGCGTCGGTGCTCAGCATGGCCGGCATCTCGCAGGGAACGGCCAAGACGGCGGAGCAGGTGAACGGGCTGGCCCAGGAGCAGCTTCAATCCATGCGGGAGATCTCCTCCTCCGCGGAGAATCTGGCGCAAACGGCGGACAAGCTGCAGGAGATTGTCAAACGGTTCGAAGTGTAA
- a CDS encoding DUF421 domain-containing protein: MEFFTHQESLTAMQWVLRAVTAYLFLMIAARSMGERSISQLRLTDLIIALLLGNIIAHPLSDEELGLEGSMITSASVIFLYVLTTKIALKWSFLRHYLEPAPLPLIRSGRLIREHLHKARLTIDYLFTELRAQGVDEIGKVELALWEPGGILSLFLKPEYQPVTPAALELSTEPFHLPMPVIKDGRIDRKQLHVFGHTDEWLLKKLAEATPLAPEEILLATLDDQERLQVYAK, translated from the coding sequence GTGGAATTTTTCACTCATCAAGAGAGCTTGACCGCCATGCAGTGGGTGCTTCGGGCGGTGACCGCCTACCTGTTCCTGATGATTGCCGCCCGCAGCATGGGCGAGCGGTCGATTTCCCAGCTGCGGCTGACGGACCTCATCATCGCCCTGCTGCTCGGCAATATCATTGCCCATCCCCTCTCCGACGAAGAACTTGGGCTTGAAGGGTCGATGATCACCAGCGCTTCCGTAATCTTTTTGTATGTTCTCACAACCAAGATCGCGCTCAAGTGGAGCTTTCTGAGGCATTACCTGGAGCCCGCACCCCTTCCGCTGATCCGCAGCGGAAGGCTGATCCGTGAGCATCTGCACAAAGCCCGGCTGACGATCGATTACCTGTTCACCGAGCTCCGCGCCCAGGGCGTGGATGAGATCGGCAAGGTGGAGCTGGCCTTGTGGGAGCCCGGCGGCATTCTGTCCCTGTTCCTTAAGCCCGAATACCAGCCCGTCACCCCTGCAGCCCTCGAGCTCTCCACCGAGCCCTTCCATCTGCCGATGCCGGTCATCAAAGACGGGCGCATCGACCGCAAGCAGCTCCACGTGTTCGGCCATACGGACGAGTGGCTGCTGAAGAAGCTGGCCGAGGCCACCCCTCTGGCTCCCGAAGAGATTCTTCTGGCCACGCTGGATGATCAGGAACGGCTCCAGGTCTATGCCAAATAA
- a CDS encoding aspartyl-phosphate phosphatase Spo0E family protein, giving the protein MRSTVTAKIESLRSELNELAPQKDKLVDSAVIRLSQELDRMIMDYYRSRTRPEGAKKARGSRCIQN; this is encoded by the coding sequence ATGCGGTCCACAGTGACGGCCAAGATCGAGTCCCTCCGGAGCGAACTCAATGAACTCGCTCCCCAAAAAGACAAACTGGTGGACAGTGCAGTCATCCGCCTCAGCCAAGAACTCGACAGGATGATTATGGATTATTATAGAAGCAGAACACGCCCCGAGGGTGCAAAGAAGGCACGCGGCAGCCGCTGCATTCAAAATTAA
- a CDS encoding GerAB/ArcD/ProY family transporter, which yields MEKLSERQLILIGIAYILNTTLISVPNLVLGLARMDAWFSYGAAVLFFLPVLWMLARISRRFPGQDLFSVMIDSMPAAGRFLAAVFIFFYLFVLMRDLRMLIDFVNIILLPLTPLTVTASLLVITVIMIARGGMEILGRMTELWLPVLLIVIVLIPVFLFQDFDLRFIRPFFDRGLIPPLQGAYIVAPYIGEIIALPLICPGPVFRFRTGLTAMLTGMTALLLLTLYTILTLGTLIPDRVLFPTYEMVRQIRATDFLDRFDLPLVGIYLPTMITKVAYSLFVVCHGLHRMFPGLSARKLINPFGLAAYVGSFWLFDNTTQMLGFNRFWPVVALPVEVLLPVLLFLMLRRTKRSIRGGDGKEPGKERREEALGSSEYR from the coding sequence ATGGAGAAATTATCGGAGCGGCAGCTGATTCTGATCGGCATCGCTTATATCCTGAACACGACGCTGATCTCCGTGCCTAACCTCGTGCTGGGTCTGGCCCGGATGGATGCCTGGTTCTCCTATGGGGCGGCCGTTTTGTTTTTCCTTCCGGTGCTCTGGATGCTTGCCCGGATATCCCGGCGTTTTCCGGGACAGGATCTGTTCAGCGTTATGATCGATTCGATGCCGGCAGCCGGGCGATTTCTGGCCGCGGTATTCATCTTCTTCTATCTGTTCGTGCTGATGCGGGACCTGCGGATGCTGATCGACTTCGTAAACATTATTCTCCTGCCCCTTACGCCGCTCACGGTGACGGCCTCGCTGCTCGTCATCACAGTCATCATGATCGCCAGAGGAGGGATGGAGATTCTGGGACGAATGACCGAACTGTGGCTGCCGGTGCTGCTGATCGTCATCGTCCTGATCCCCGTCTTTCTCTTCCAGGACTTCGATCTCCGGTTCATCCGGCCCTTCTTCGACCGGGGGCTGATCCCGCCGCTGCAGGGAGCTTACATCGTTGCTCCTTATATCGGAGAGATCATCGCCCTGCCCCTGATCTGCCCCGGGCCGGTGTTCCGCTTCCGCACCGGACTTACAGCGATGCTGACGGGGATGACCGCGCTGCTGCTGCTTACCTTGTATACGATCCTGACCCTCGGGACGCTGATTCCGGACCGGGTGCTCTTTCCCACCTATGAGATGGTCCGCCAGATCCGGGCTACGGACTTCCTTGACCGGTTCGATCTGCCGCTGGTCGGCATCTATCTGCCGACGATGATTACGAAGGTGGCCTACAGCCTCTTTGTCGTCTGCCATGGCCTGCACCGGATGTTCCCCGGGCTGTCCGCCCGCAAGCTGATTAACCCCTTCGGTCTCGCCGCTTATGTCGGCTCCTTCTGGCTCTTCGACAACACGACCCAGATGCTGGGCTTTAACCGGTTCTGGCCGGTGGTGGCGCTTCCCGTCGAGGTTCTCCTGCCGGTGCTGCTGTTCCTGATGCTGAGGCGGACAAAGCGGAGCATTCGGGGAGGCGACGGAAAGGAACCGGGGAAGGAAAGGAGAGAGGAAGCCCTTGGATCATCAGAGTATCGATAA